In Eriocheir sinensis breed Jianghai 21 unplaced genomic scaffold, ASM2467909v1 Scaffold103, whole genome shotgun sequence, a genomic segment contains:
- the LOC126989018 gene encoding uncharacterized protein LOC126989018 isoform X33, which produces MRSFTSVCKGVSVEGTLNRELFATLLAFMRSFTSVCTGVCVEGTLNTELFATVLAFMRSFTSVCKGVCVEGTLSTELFATLLAFMRSFTSVCKGVSDESTLNTELFATVLAFMRSFTSVCKGVCVEGTLSTELFATVLAFMRSFTSVCKGVCVEGTLSTELFATLLAFMRSFTSVCKGVCVEVTLLAKLFATVLAFMRSFTSVCKGVSVEGTLNPELFATLLAFMRSFTSVCKGVSVEGTLNPELFATLLAFMRSFTSVCKSVSVEGTLNTELFATVLAFMRSFTSVCKGVCVEVTLLAKLFATVLAFMRSFTSVCKGVCVEGTLSTELFATLLAFMRSFTSVCKGVCVEGTLSTELFATVLAFMRSFTSVCKGVCVEGTLSTELFATVLAFMRSSSRVCGCAW; this is translated from the exons atgaggtctttcaccagtgtgtgtaagggtgtgtctgttgagggcactcttaaccgtgaactttttgccacactcttggcattcatgaggtctttcaccagtgtgtgtacgggtgtgtgtgttgagggcactcttaacactgaactttttgccacagtcttggcattcatgaggtctttcaccagtgtgtgtaagggtgtgtgtgttgagggcactcttagcactgaactttttgccacactcttggcattcatgag gtctttcaccagtgtgtgtaagggtgtgtctgatGAGAGCACTCTTaacactgaactttttgccacagtcttggcattcatgaggtctttcaccagtgtgtgtaagggtgtgtgtgttgagggcactcttagcactgaactttttgccacagtcttggcattcatgag gtctttcaccagtgtgtgtaagggtgtgtgtgttgagggcactcttagcactgaactttttgccacactcttggcattcatgag gtctttcaccagtgtgtgtaagggtgtgtgtgttgaggtcactcttctggctaaactttttgccacagtcttggcattcatgaggtctttcaccagtgtgtgtaagggtgtgtctgttgagggcactcttaaccctgaactttttgccacactcttggcattcatgaggtctttcaccagtgtgtgtaagggtgtgtctgttgagggcactcttaaccctgaactttttgccacactcttggcattcatgag gtctttcaccagtgtgtgtaagagtgtgtctgttgagggcactcttaacactgaactttttgccacagtcttggcattcatgaggtctttcaccagtgtgtgtaagggtgtgtgtgttgaggtcactcttctggctaaactttttgccacagtcttggcattcatgaggtctttcaccagtgtgtgtaagggtgtgtgtgttgagggcactcttagcactgaactttttgccacactcttggcattcatgaggtctttcaccagtgtgtgtaagggtgtgtgtgttgagggcactcttagcactgaactttttgccacagtcttggcattcatgaggtctttcaccagtgtgtgtaagggtgtgtgtgttgag ggcactcttagcactgaactttttgccacagtcttggcattcatgaggtcttcctccagagtgtgtgggtgtgcttggtGA
- the LOC126989018 gene encoding uncharacterized protein LOC126989018 isoform X8, which yields MRSFTSVCKGVSVEGTLNRELFATLLAFMRSFTSVCTGVCVEGTLNTELFATVLAFMRSFTSVCKGVCVEGTLSTELFATLLAFMRSFTSVCKGVSDESTLNTELFATVLAFMRSFTSVCKGVCVEGTLSTELFATVLAFMRSFTSVCKGVCVEGTLNTELFATLLAFMRSFTSVCKGVCVEGTLSTELFATLLAFMRSFTSVCKGVCVEGTLSTELFATVLAFMRSFTSVCKGVYVEVTLLPKLFATLLAFMRSFTSVCKGVCVEVTLLAKLFATVLAFMRSFTSVCKGVCVEVTLLAKLFATVLAFMRSFTSVCKGVSVEGTLNPELFATLLAFMRSFTSVCKGVSVEGTLNPELFATLLAFMRSFTSVCKSVSVEGTLNTELFATVLAFMRSFTSVCKGVCVEVTLLAKLFATVLAFMRSFTSVCKGVCVEGTLSTELFATLLAFMRSFTSVCKGVCVEGTLSTELFATVLAFMRSFTSVCKGVCVEGTLSTELFATVLAFMRSSSRVCGCAW from the exons atgaggtctttcaccagtgtgtgtaagggtgtgtctgttgagggcactcttaaccgtgaactttttgccacactcttggcattcatgaggtctttcaccagtgtgtgtacgggtgtgtgtgttgagggcactcttaacactgaactttttgccacagtcttggcattcatgaggtctttcaccagtgtgtgtaagggtgtgtgtgttgagggcactcttagcactgaactttttgccacactcttggcattcatgag gtctttcaccagtgtgtgtaagggtgtgtctgatGAGAGCACTCTTaacactgaactttttgccacagtcttggcattcatgaggtctttcaccagtgtgtgtaagggtgtgtgtgttgagggcactcttagcactgaactttttgccacagtcttggcattcatgag gtctttcaccagtgtgtgtaagggtgtgtgtgttgagggcactcttaacactgaactttttgccacactcttggcattcatgag gtctttcaccagtgtgtgtaagggtgtgtgtgttgagggcactcttagcactgaactttttgccacactcttggcattcatgag gtctttcaccagtgtgtgtaagggtgtgtgtgttgagggcactcttagcactgaactttttgccacagtcttggcattcatgag gtctttcaccagtgtgtgtaagggtgtgtatgttgaggtcactcttctgccaaaactttttgccacactcttggcattcatgaggtctttcaccagtgtgtgtaagggtgtgtgtgttgaggtcactcttctggctaaactttttgccacagtcttggcattcatgaggtctttcaccagtgtgtgtaagggtgtgtgtgttgaggtcactcttctggctaaactttttgccacagtcttggcattcatgaggtctttcaccagtgtgtgtaagggtgtgtctgttgagggcactcttaaccctgaactttttgccacactcttggcattcatgaggtctttcaccagtgtgtgtaagggtgtgtctgttgagggcactcttaaccctgaactttttgccacactcttggcattcatgag gtctttcaccagtgtgtgtaagagtgtgtctgttgagggcactcttaacactgaactttttgccacagtcttggcattcatgaggtctttcaccagtgtgtgtaagggtgtgtgtgttgaggtcactcttctggctaaactttttgccacagtcttggcattcatgaggtctttcaccagtgtgtgtaagggtgtgtgtgttgagggcactcttagcactgaactttttgccacactcttggcattcatgaggtctttcaccagtgtgtgtaagggtgtgtgtgttgagggcactcttagcactgaactttttgccacagtcttggcattcatgaggtctttcaccagtgtgtgtaagggtgtgtgtgttgag ggcactcttagcactgaactttttgccacagtcttggcattcatgaggtcttcctccagagtgtgtgggtgtgcttggtGA
- the LOC126989018 gene encoding uncharacterized protein LOC126989018 isoform X34, protein MRSFTSVCKGVSVEGTLNRELFATLLAFMRSFTSVCTGVCVEGTLNTELFATVLAFMRSFTSVCKGVCVEGTLSTELFATLLAFMRSFTSVCKGVSDESTLNTELFATVLAFMRSFTSVCKGVCVEGTLSTELFATVLAFMRSFTSVCKGVCVEGTLNTELFATLLAFMRSFTSVCKGVCVEVTLLAKLFATVLAFMRSFTSVCKGVSVEGTLNPELFATLLAFMRSFTSVCKGVSVEGTLNPELFATLLAFMRSFTSVCKSVSVEGTLNTELFATVLAFMRSFTSVCKGVCVEVTLLAKLFATVLAFMRSFTSVCKGVCVEGTLSTELFATLLAFMRSFTSVCKGVCVEGTLSTELFATVLAFMRSFTSVCKGVCVEGTLSTELFATVLAFMRSSSRVCGCAW, encoded by the exons atgaggtctttcaccagtgtgtgtaagggtgtgtctgttgagggcactcttaaccgtgaactttttgccacactcttggcattcatgaggtctttcaccagtgtgtgtacgggtgtgtgtgttgagggcactcttaacactgaactttttgccacagtcttggcattcatgaggtctttcaccagtgtgtgtaagggtgtgtgtgttgagggcactcttagcactgaactttttgccacactcttggcattcatgag gtctttcaccagtgtgtgtaagggtgtgtctgatGAGAGCACTCTTaacactgaactttttgccacagtcttggcattcatgaggtctttcaccagtgtgtgtaagggtgtgtgtgttgagggcactcttagcactgaactttttgccacagtcttggcattcatgag gtctttcaccagtgtgtgtaagggtgtgtgtgttgagggcactcttaacactgaactttttgccacactcttggcattcatgag gtctttcaccagtgtgtgtaagggtgtgtgtgttgaggtcactcttctggctaaactttttgccacagtcttggcattcatgaggtctttcaccagtgtgtgtaagggtgtgtctgttgagggcactcttaaccctgaactttttgccacactcttggcattcatgaggtctttcaccagtgtgtgtaagggtgtgtctgttgagggcactcttaaccctgaactttttgccacactcttggcattcatgag gtctttcaccagtgtgtgtaagagtgtgtctgttgagggcactcttaacactgaactttttgccacagtcttggcattcatgaggtctttcaccagtgtgtgtaagggtgtgtgtgttgaggtcactcttctggctaaactttttgccacagtcttggcattcatgaggtctttcaccagtgtgtgtaagggtgtgtgtgttgagggcactcttagcactgaactttttgccacactcttggcattcatgaggtctttcaccagtgtgtgtaagggtgtgtgtgttgagggcactcttagcactgaactttttgccacagtcttggcattcatgaggtctttcaccagtgtgtgtaagggtgtgtgtgttgag ggcactcttagcactgaactttttgccacagtcttggcattcatgaggtcttcctccagagtgtgtgggtgtgcttggtGA
- the LOC126989018 gene encoding uncharacterized protein LOC126989018 isoform X21, whose protein sequence is MRSFTSVCKGVSVEGTLNRELFATLLAFMRSFTSVCTGVCVEGTLNTELFATVLAFMRSFTSVCKGVCVEGTLSTELFATLLAFMRSFTSVCKGVCVEGTLSTELFATVLAFMRSFTSVCKGVCVEGTLSTELFATVLAFMRSFTSVCKGVYVEVTLLPKLFATLLAFMRSFTSVCKGVCVEVTLLAKLFATVLAFMRSFTSVCKGVCVEVTLLAKLFATVLAFMRSFTSVCKGVSVEGTLNPELFATLLAFMRSFTSVCKGVSVEGTLNPELFATLLAFMRSFTSVCKSVSVEGTLNTELFATVLAFMRSFTSVCKGVCVEVTLLAKLFATVLAFMRSFTSVCKGVCVEGTLSTELFATLLAFMRSFTSVCKGVCVEGTLSTELFATVLAFMRSFTSVCKGVCVEGTLSTELFATVLAFMRSSSRVCGCAW, encoded by the exons atgaggtctttcaccagtgtgtgtaagggtgtgtctgttgagggcactcttaaccgtgaactttttgccacactcttggcattcatgaggtctttcaccagtgtgtgtacgggtgtgtgtgttgagggcactcttaacactgaactttttgccacagtcttggcattcatgaggtctttcaccagtgtgtgtaagggtgtgtgtgttgagggcactcttagcactgaactttttgccacactcttggcattcatgag gtctttcaccagtgtgtgtaagggtgtgtgtgttgagggcactcttagcactgaactttttgccacagtcttggcattcatgag gtctttcaccagtgtgtgtaagggtgtgtgtgttgagggcactcttagcactgaactttttgccacagtcttggcattcatgag gtctttcaccagtgtgtgtaagggtgtgtatgttgaggtcactcttctgccaaaactttttgccacactcttggcattcatgaggtctttcaccagtgtgtgtaagggtgtgtgtgttgaggtcactcttctggctaaactttttgccacagtcttggcattcatgaggtctttcaccagtgtgtgtaagggtgtgtgtgttgaggtcactcttctggctaaactttttgccacagtcttggcattcatgaggtctttcaccagtgtgtgtaagggtgtgtctgttgagggcactcttaaccctgaactttttgccacactcttggcattcatgaggtctttcaccagtgtgtgtaagggtgtgtctgttgagggcactcttaaccctgaactttttgccacactcttggcattcatgag gtctttcaccagtgtgtgtaagagtgtgtctgttgagggcactcttaacactgaactttttgccacagtcttggcattcatgaggtctttcaccagtgtgtgtaagggtgtgtgtgttgaggtcactcttctggctaaactttttgccacagtcttggcattcatgaggtctttcaccagtgtgtgtaagggtgtgtgtgttgagggcactcttagcactgaactttttgccacactcttggcattcatgaggtctttcaccagtgtgtgtaagggtgtgtgtgttgagggcactcttagcactgaactttttgccacagtcttggcattcatgaggtctttcaccagtgtgtgtaagggtgtgtgtgttgag ggcactcttagcactgaactttttgccacagtcttggcattcatgaggtcttcctccagagtgtgtgggtgtgcttggtGA
- the LOC126989018 gene encoding uncharacterized protein LOC126989018 isoform X1, whose protein sequence is MRSFTSVCKGVSVEGTLNRELFATLLAFMRSFTSVCTGVCVEGTLNTELFATVLAFMRSFTSVCKGVCVEGTLSTELFATLLAFMRSFTSVCKGVSDESTLNTELFATVLAFMRSFTSVCKGVCVEGTLSTELFATVLAFMRSFTSVCKGVCVEGTLNTELFATLLAFMRSFTSVCTGVCVEGTLNTELFATLLAFMRSFTSVCKGVCVEGTLSTELFATLLAFMRSFTSVCKGVSDESTLNTELFATVLAFMRSFTSVCKGVCVEGTLSTELFATVLAFMRSFTSVCKGVYVEVTLLPKLFATLLAFMRSFTSVCKGVCVEVTLLAKLFATVLAFMRSFTSVCKGVCVEVTLLAKLFATVLAFMRSFTSVCKGVSVEGTLNPELFATLLAFMRSFTSVCKGVSVEGTLNPELFATLLAFMRSFTSVCKSVSVEGTLNTELFATVLAFMRSFTSVCKGVCVEVTLLAKLFATVLAFMRSFTSVCKGVCVEGTLSTELFATLLAFMRSFTSVCKGVCVEGTLSTELFATVLAFMRSFTSVCKGVCVEGTLSTELFATVLAFMRSSSRVCGCAW, encoded by the exons atgaggtctttcaccagtgtgtgtaagggtgtgtctgttgagggcactcttaaccgtgaactttttgccacactcttggcattcatgaggtctttcaccagtgtgtgtacgggtgtgtgtgttgagggcactcttaacactgaactttttgccacagtcttggcattcatgaggtctttcaccagtgtgtgtaagggtgtgtgtgttgagggcactcttagcactgaactttttgccacactcttggcattcatgag gtctttcaccagtgtgtgtaagggtgtgtctgatGAGAGCACTCTTaacactgaactttttgccacagtcttggcattcatgaggtctttcaccagtgtgtgtaagggtgtgtgtgttgagggcactcttagcactgaactttttgccacagtcttggcattcatgag gtctttcaccagtgtgtgtaagggtgtgtgtgttgagggcactcttaacactgaactttttgccacactcttggcattcatgag gtctttcaccagtgtgtgtacgggtgtgtgtgttgagggcactcttaacactgaactttttgccacactcttggcattcatgaggtctttcaccagtgtgtgtaagggtgtgtgtgttgagggcactcttagcactgaactttttgccacactcttggcattcatgag gtctttcaccagtgtgtgtaagggtgtgtctgatGAGAGCACTCTTaacactgaactttttgccacagtcttggcattcatgaggtctttcaccagtgtgtgtaagggtgtgtgtgttgagggcactcttagcactgaactttttgccacagtcttggcattcatgag gtctttcaccagtgtgtgtaagggtgtgtatgttgaggtcactcttctgccaaaactttttgccacactcttggcattcatgaggtctttcaccagtgtgtgtaagggtgtgtgtgttgaggtcactcttctggctaaactttttgccacagtcttggcattcatgaggtctttcaccagtgtgtgtaagggtgtgtgtgttgaggtcactcttctggctaaactttttgccacagtcttggcattcatgaggtctttcaccagtgtgtgtaagggtgtgtctgttgagggcactcttaaccctgaactttttgccacactcttggcattcatgaggtctttcaccagtgtgtgtaagggtgtgtctgttgagggcactcttaaccctgaactttttgccacactcttggcattcatgag gtctttcaccagtgtgtgtaagagtgtgtctgttgagggcactcttaacactgaactttttgccacagtcttggcattcatgaggtctttcaccagtgtgtgtaagggtgtgtgtgttgaggtcactcttctggctaaactttttgccacagtcttggcattcatgaggtctttcaccagtgtgtgtaagggtgtgtgtgttgagggcactcttagcactgaactttttgccacactcttggcattcatgaggtctttcaccagtgtgtgtaagggtgtgtgtgttgagggcactcttagcactgaactttttgccacagtcttggcattcatgaggtctttcaccagtgtgtgtaagggtgtgtgtgttgag ggcactcttagcactgaactttttgccacagtcttggcattcatgaggtcttcctccagagtgtgtgggtgtgcttggtGA
- the LOC126989018 gene encoding uncharacterized protein LOC126989018 isoform X27, translating into MRSFTSVCKGVSVEGTLNRELFATLLAFMRSFTSVCTGVCVEGTLNTELFATVLAFMRSFTSVCKGVCVEGTLSTELFATLLAFMRSFTSVCKGVSDESTLNTELFATVLAFMRSFTSVCKGVCVEGTLSTELFATVLAFMRSFTSVCKGVCVEGTLNTELFATLLAFMRSFTSVCKGVCVEGTLSTELFATVLAFMRSFTSVCKGVCVEVTLLAKLFATVLAFMRSFTSVCKGVSVEGTLNPELFATLLAFMRSFTSVCKGVSVEGTLNPELFATLLAFMRSFTSVCKSVSVEGTLNTELFATVLAFMRSFTSVCKGVCVEVTLLAKLFATVLAFMRSFTSVCKGVCVEGTLSTELFATLLAFMRSFTSVCKGVCVEGTLSTELFATVLAFMRSFTSVCKGVCVEGTLSTELFATVLAFMRSSSRVCGCAW; encoded by the exons atgaggtctttcaccagtgtgtgtaagggtgtgtctgttgagggcactcttaaccgtgaactttttgccacactcttggcattcatgaggtctttcaccagtgtgtgtacgggtgtgtgtgttgagggcactcttaacactgaactttttgccacagtcttggcattcatgaggtctttcaccagtgtgtgtaagggtgtgtgtgttgagggcactcttagcactgaactttttgccacactcttggcattcatgag gtctttcaccagtgtgtgtaagggtgtgtctgatGAGAGCACTCTTaacactgaactttttgccacagtcttggcattcatgaggtctttcaccagtgtgtgtaagggtgtgtgtgttgagggcactcttagcactgaactttttgccacagtcttggcattcatgag gtctttcaccagtgtgtgtaagggtgtgtgtgttgagggcactcttaacactgaactttttgccacactcttggcattcatgag gtctttcaccagtgtgtgtaagggtgtgtgtgttgagggcactcttagcactgaactttttgccacagtcttggcattcatgag gtctttcaccagtgtgtgtaagggtgtgtgtgttgaggtcactcttctggctaaactttttgccacagtcttggcattcatgaggtctttcaccagtgtgtgtaagggtgtgtctgttgagggcactcttaaccctgaactttttgccacactcttggcattcatgaggtctttcaccagtgtgtgtaagggtgtgtctgttgagggcactcttaaccctgaactttttgccacactcttggcattcatgag gtctttcaccagtgtgtgtaagagtgtgtctgttgagggcactcttaacactgaactttttgccacagtcttggcattcatgaggtctttcaccagtgtgtgtaagggtgtgtgtgttgaggtcactcttctggctaaactttttgccacagtcttggcattcatgaggtctttcaccagtgtgtgtaagggtgtgtgtgttgagggcactcttagcactgaactttttgccacactcttggcattcatgaggtctttcaccagtgtgtgtaagggtgtgtgtgttgagggcactcttagcactgaactttttgccacagtcttggcattcatgaggtctttcaccagtgtgtgtaagggtgtgtgtgttgag ggcactcttagcactgaactttttgccacagtcttggcattcatgaggtcttcctccagagtgtgtgggtgtgcttggtGA
- the LOC126989018 gene encoding uncharacterized protein LOC126989018 isoform X32: MRSFTSVCKGVSVEGTLNRELFATLLAFMRSFTSVCTGVCVEGTLNTELFATVLAFMRSFTSVCKGVCVEGTLSTELFATLLAFMRSFTSVCKGVSDESTLNTELFATVLAFMRSFTSVCKGVCVEGTLSTELFATVLAFMRSFTSVCKGVCVEGTLSTELFATVLAFMRSFTSVCKGVCVEVTLLAKLFATVLAFMRSFTSVCKGVSVEGTLNPELFATLLAFMRSFTSVCKGVSVEGTLNPELFATLLAFMRSFTSVCKSVSVEGTLNTELFATVLAFMRSFTSVCKGVCVEVTLLAKLFATVLAFMRSFTSVCKGVCVEGTLSTELFATLLAFMRSFTSVCKGVCVEGTLSTELFATVLAFMRSFTSVCKGVCVEGTLSTELFATVLAFMRSSSRVCGCAW; encoded by the exons atgaggtctttcaccagtgtgtgtaagggtgtgtctgttgagggcactcttaaccgtgaactttttgccacactcttggcattcatgaggtctttcaccagtgtgtgtacgggtgtgtgtgttgagggcactcttaacactgaactttttgccacagtcttggcattcatgaggtctttcaccagtgtgtgtaagggtgtgtgtgttgagggcactcttagcactgaactttttgccacactcttggcattcatgag gtctttcaccagtgtgtgtaagggtgtgtctgatGAGAGCACTCTTaacactgaactttttgccacagtcttggcattcatgaggtctttcaccagtgtgtgtaagggtgtgtgtgttgagggcactcttagcactgaactttttgccacagtcttggcattcatgag gtctttcaccagtgtgtgtaagggtgtgtgtgttgagggcactcttagcactgaactttttgccacagtcttggcattcatgag gtctttcaccagtgtgtgtaagggtgtgtgtgttgaggtcactcttctggctaaactttttgccacagtcttggcattcatgaggtctttcaccagtgtgtgtaagggtgtgtctgttgagggcactcttaaccctgaactttttgccacactcttggcattcatgaggtctttcaccagtgtgtgtaagggtgtgtctgttgagggcactcttaaccctgaactttttgccacactcttggcattcatgag gtctttcaccagtgtgtgtaagagtgtgtctgttgagggcactcttaacactgaactttttgccacagtcttggcattcatgaggtctttcaccagtgtgtgtaagggtgtgtgtgttgaggtcactcttctggctaaactttttgccacagtcttggcattcatgaggtctttcaccagtgtgtgtaagggtgtgtgtgttgagggcactcttagcactgaactttttgccacactcttggcattcatgaggtctttcaccagtgtgtgtaagggtgtgtgtgttgagggcactcttagcactgaactttttgccacagtcttggcattcatgaggtctttcaccagtgtgtgtaagggtgtgtgtgttgag ggcactcttagcactgaactttttgccacagtcttggcattcatgaggtcttcctccagagtgtgtgggtgtgcttggtGA